The segment ttttaaatccagcccattgcccacatcatctcttttgggccatttgggccgattaacaaatcagattcaatttttatttttttttggattgagttcgagtcggatctttccggatccggtgggttcggttctcatgcataagaatctgaaaaataaccaaataaccaaaatatctaaaacgggttcggttatttatactcagagtaaccaaagtatccgattcagttcaattttttgtatccaaattactcaaaagtaaccaaaagtaaccaaaaatattcattctatacagtttttttggataaacttttatccaaactatcatattttatccaaaaatactcaaaagtactaaaaatgactactatagttaacttatgatattaatttaaaatattaaaataattataaatataattataacatatatttttagatatatattcacatttcgggtatcttcgggtactcatttggttctcggttcggatcgggttcggatcggttcttcggatatagcaatttagaattcattcggatatttaccccgggtctgatcgggttcgggaccctgatttttgggtcggttttgggttggttcttcgggtccggatattgtgattaggcctatactcatttaaaatgaaacacgataaagaaagataaaaagcttaagtcttttataaaaaaacaaatatatgaaaatatgacacttattaaatatttgtcaatttaaaaaaaaataaaggaaaataaacccgcgctttaaaagcgcgggtcaaaatctagtatatatatatttaagacgCATTTACAATTAATGCAGATTACTCCTGAAATTGTGAGAGAGCTTGTTAGTAGCAGAAACCGTGGAGAGATGGAGGATAATTCACATTCAGCTTCAACGATCAACAACAAGCCGATCAAAGAAGACTGGTTTGACATGCCACAAGTTCCAATGGAAGAAGACTAGTGATTATCcggtcttctttttttttatgtcaacGATTATCCGGTCTTCCAATTGTCAGTAGTTGTGTATTAATCTTCAGTGAAcctcttttgttttatgtttagtttaaattcCTATTTATGCTAAGATATTGTTGTTTGAAGACTTGTATCtttttttaaagagattttGAGGTTGATTGTTTACAGAATTTTTGAAGTTGCTTTTTTGGCTTTTGTTTACAAGATTCAAATGTGAAGTTGGCTGCATTCGTTATTTCCTTTTGAAAACTACGATTGGTTAGCTAACGAGAAAAGAACAATTGTTTTTGATACGTTGAAACAAATCACTTTATTTGTTTTGACTTTAAAAATGACTTTAAttaggttaaaaaaaaacaatgactTTAATTTGAAGTTCCTAAACGCTTTGTTTGAATAACAGAGCCTGAGCGAATAGAAACGAAACAGTACTTTCAGTAGTCTGTTGCCAATTGTCAAAGCCACATAGACCAACTTACTGAAATACTTACCCTTCGTTGACTTTCAGTTTTTTGAGGCACCCCCATCTTCTTCCAAGACAAAAGGCGTGGGATGTACCATTCTATAGTTCTCAAAGAAAATAGAACAAGAACCAGTTTTGATTTGGTTCTTCTACATTCTATACCGAAAACCAATAACCCTGGAGAGATAACTAAAGAACTTATTGATTTTAAAAGCCCTTAATAAGGCACAATTTATTTCACCTTTTGCTAATCACAATTCCATAAGATTACTGAGTCACATTTCTCATTATATTCTTGCTCTTTTTACATCACATCTGAAAGACTTAAAATGATaagtaaatgaaaataaaaagaaggaaCATTTCTGAAACAGCACACAAAAGCTTTTTTCTCACGGAACTCtcaaactataaatatatatatcagtatATCACTCaatcgaagaagaagagtaaagCAGAGAAGAAGCCGAGAAACTCGTATTGTTACTCCTCACTATTCTCTCTTCTCGTCTCATCTCTTTAGAAGACGAAGCTACGGCCACCGTCATCTCATTCTTACTACCTTCTTCCTGCCCTTTTGTTGTTGTCGGTGGTGgagatttcttgagaagcaagtcAACTTTAGCGTACTCTTCACGCTCTTGCTTGATCTCCTTGAGCATAGCCGCAACATCTTTCATGGTGGGTCTCTCGTCAGGCGATGCGTTCACACAAAGCAAAGCAGTGCCCAACACTTGCATCATCTCATCGGCTTCAGCCTCGGTTCTTGACCTCAAACTCGAGTCAAGAACTTCAAGGCTGCCTCTATTCTGCCTCACCCAATCCACCAAGTGAAGCCCTTCGGGTACCGTCGGATCTATAGGTTGTTTCCCAGTCAACACTTCAAGAACCACCACGCCGTAGCTGTAAACATCACTCTTCTCTGTAATCTTCATGCTATAACCATACTCTACAGAAACACACACACCACGTTTATGAGAACATGTTTATGATACTTCTAAGTTCTAACCAAACGTTAATATGCTAGTATTGTTATTGGAGACCTTATacatttactaaaaatattaataaaatattttgtccATAATAATATTTGTCTAGATATAACTTTCGAGGTCAAAGTCAATGTTTCAAGATCGGACGTAAAGTACATAGACATACCTGGAGCAATGTAACCATATGATCCAGCGACGGTATTAGAGCACCGGCCAATGTCACCTTCATCAACAAGCTTAGCTAAACCGAAATCGGCAATGTACGGTTCAAAATCAAGACCGATCAAAATGTTATTGGCCTTGATATCGCGATGAACAATGGGTGGGAGGCAATCATGGTGTAGATAAGCTAAACCTTGAGCCGCACCGAGCAAGATTCTGTACCTAAGATCCCAATCAAGCGCAGAGCCTCGTCTCTCGTGTAGCAAACTCCCTAAGCTCCCATTAGGCATGTAATCATACATCAGAAGCCTTGTGTTCCGGTTCCAACAACAACCAAGAAACCTAACAATGTTCTTGTGTCTGATCGTCCCAAGTGTCTTAACTTCTGCCGAAAACGAATCTCTCACGTTTTTATCTGGCTTCTCGTCGTTACCACCGTTAACCATCGCTGGCCAAAGCTTCTTCACGGCTATAACATCGCCGTTGTCCACGTCAGCGCGGTACACTACGCCTGAACATCCCTTACCGATCACGTTAGGTTCAACCAAACATCTAATGATCTGATCTACCGAGAAGTTGAGCTTCTGAAACGGTGTGAACTGCCATTTATATGTTTCTCCAAGCTCCGAATCTCTCTCGTTCTCGTTGTTCCTCCTCGCTCGGATCACCGCAACCGCGCCAAGAATCATCAGTACAACCGTCAGTGAGATCAAAAGCGCGAGCGCTAACCTGAGGTTTCTTGCACGAGAAGTTTCCTTATCATCATCCGCAAGTCCGTTGCTATTGCCGTAAGTGAGAAAACAAGAATCTTGACTCGATTTAGAACAGAGTTTCTTGTTTCCTTCGAGATCTTGAGGAGGTAACTGTCTGAAAAGCTTGTTGTCGGGAAGGTAACCAGAGAAGCTATTGTAAGAGATGTTGAGAGAGACGAGATTCTCGATGTTAGCAAGCGGAGCAAGATCTCCTTCGAGCATGTTGTGAGAGATATCAAGAATCGAGAGCTTGTTGAGAGACGCAAACTTGGAAGGTATCTTCCCAGTGAGTCTGTTACCACTCAAGTTCAAAGCGATTTCAAGATTCTCGATATCTCCAAGCTCTGAAGGAATCTCACCGGAGAGCTCGTTGCTTCCGAGATCAAGAAGCTGTAACCCCGAACACATACCTAGAGAACCAGGGATCGATCCGGAGAACAAGTTCTTCCCCAAGATCAGTTTGTTCAACGACACAAGCCTCCCCAAACTCGCGGGAATCTTGCCTGAAATCCGGTTCCCCGAAACATCAAGAACCTGTAAACCGGATAGAGAAGAAACCGTGTTGGGCAAGGAGCCTTGAAGAGAGTTGTTACTAAGATCAATCATCTGCAGCTCCGAGCAGCTTCCTATCTCGTCAGGAACCTTCCCGTGCAGCCTATTGCTCGACAAGTCGAGAAAGTTTAGTTTCTTGAGAGACCCAATACCAGAAGGTATCTCTCCAGTGATCCTGTTGAAACCTAACCTCAACCTCACGAGAGAGCTGCAGTTACCAATCTCTTGAGGTATGGAACCAGAGAGAGAGTTGGAGATCAAGAGAAGCTTCGTGAGGTTCCTCAGCATGAACAAACCGGAAGGGATTGTTCCGGTTAAGGCATTACGCGATAAATCCAACGCTTGGAGATCGGTACAGTCTGCTAAACCGGGAGGGATGCTTCCTTCTAGCTGGTTAGACCAAGCGAAAAACAGAGTAAGCTTCGTGAGCGTTCCGATCTCGGTCGGTATCAGACCGGAGATCTGGTTCTTGTCGAGCTGTAACTGAACAAGACTCGAGCAGTTGGAGATCGTCGTCGGTATCGAACCGGAGAAGTTGTTGTCGCTGATCATAAACTCCTCGAGAAAAGACAAACGGCCGATGGAGACAGGGATCGAACCGGAGAGGAGGTTTAGAGACAAGTCTATCATCTTGAGGTTactgcagtttcctatatcttCGGGGATACCACCGACGAGACTGTTCTGCCATAGGAAGAGCTGTTCGAGCTTCGCGAGCTTTGATATCTCTCGAGGGATCGAGCCGGACAAGCTGTTCTCGTACAAGAAGATCTCCACTAGCTCAGAGCAGTTGCCTAGCTCTGAAGGTATCTCTCCGCTTATCTTCGTAGTGTATATGGAGAGTGTTTGCAGCTTCTTGAGGTTACCTAAAGAGGAAGGTAAGTCTCCGGAGACGCTCGTCTCGGCTAAGCCGAGAACTTTTAGATTAGAACAGTCTCCGATCTCCGGTGGGATCTTGCCGGAGATTTCTTTGTTTCCTCCGATTCTTATCTCTTCGAGACCAGAGAGGAAGCCTAGCTCCGACGGGATGCCTCCGGTGAGGAGATTATCGAAGAGGATTAAGTTCTTGAGTTTGGAACATTTGCTGATCTCCGGTGGGATTCTTCCGGTGAGCTGGTTTGAGTTGAGTATTAGGGTTTCTAGGTTACGAAGCTTGCTTAAGCTCCAAGGAATGTCACCCACTAAGCTGTTGGAGCTAAGGTCGAGAACCGTGAGGGCGAGACAGTCGCCGAGACTCTCGGGTATAGTTCCGGTGATGTTAGCGCCGGAGATAGTGAGTTTCTGGAGAGAACGAAGGTCCGGGAGATTCTTGGGTAAGGGTAGCTCGACTTGAACGGCTTGAATGTCGATGTCGGTGACGAAGCCTTGAGGTGAGCATGTGATGAAAGTCCAGTTGTTGCAAGGAGTGTTGTCGGCTGAGTTCCAGttgaagagagaaagagaggaaggTGTGAGAGGAGAAGAGTGAAGCCATGAGTAGAGGATGGACGCTTCCGGGTTTTGCTCTGCGTTAGAGAGAGATaagcagaagatgaagaagaagaagaggagaaatgaagaagaagaagagattaaGGTAGGGAGAGACATTTGCCTCAAAATCATAAAAGAAGAGTTTAAAATCTCGGGGTTAGACCCATTTAGGGTTTGGtgcctctcttcttctctctatcTCTGTGCTCTCTTGAAATCTGGTTCTTGCTTGGTTTAAACTCAAGCTTGGGAAGAGAAGACAGAGAGAGGGTTTAAGTTGTTTCTTATACTTGGGTGTTTTTATTTAAGAGAGGAGAAAGAGTACAAAGGAAAATGGGGAAACACAATGCCTTGAGATCAACAAAACTGCACCACCCCTCACCTCTTTGCCACCTCACCTATATGATGCCCCCTCCCCTATCTATatctttttaacatattttaatgctaattagttttttatttattacccATACAGAACTAgtattcatttttgttttgtatcgTTATACAGTTTTGTGTTACTGAACCCATTACCTTACCTCCATCTGATTATGCTTTGTTATTTATGAATAGATAATTAGATACTCCATTTTACTGTTGGAGTTAACGAGTGCACTTGCTCAATCCCCAAGTAAGTGGTTATTCCCTGTGTTATTTTACTATTACGTATATTTTAATACTACTCTACTAGCTCACTGCCTCTGATAATTGTTATCTTGTTGACTGACTGCGAGTCAGAAtatcataatataaaaatttgaagttaACAACAAGATATATTCTTAAGAGATAGGGTCAATATACAGAATACCATAcacacaaactttttttttgataactctggTATCTGAGCAGCCACATTCCCAGCTATCTTTCCGAAGGGGGTCCAGCGCTTCAACGGAagggatgttaaatccgttgtggcCAAAGCTTGAACCCGGGTGGCGGGCAGTACAGCTGTACCTCCTTTACCACCAAGCTACGAGCACTTGGTTACTGACTTTGAAGTTAAGATCAGTAGTTACTGACTTACTTTACATGAAATCAAGTTTGAAGTTAATGTATTAGTGTTATATATCTACTAAAAACTATATTACTTTCTTCAGTATATAGATTTTAGAAATTAAGTATCAAGTCAATCCAAGTCCAGAAAAAAACAGACTATAACGTCACTCCATTTATGCACATACACCTAAAATCTAGATAGTAACGTTTTTGGTTGTGTCTTCATCGTCTGTTCACAAACTAgtttagtttatgttataataaataaaatgagaatCCTTTGAAATAAGAGGACTAGACTTGAACACTTTGCTAGATCCAATGCATTTCCCATTTCTAAAAGTTAATTGGTTATTTATACAAGGGTATATAATGTACCCTTAATAAACAATCGTACATATTCAAATACAAATGAAAAATAGAAACCCAAAAATATTACACTATTGTTACATTCCGAGTTTATATCATCATAttttctattcatattattatacatAGGATGTAGATTGacttctatttattttctttctacaTTCCATTAATCTAttcaatataaaaaaagttatagCAATTACTGAAGGGtatttaaaaaggtaaaaagagAATATAAATAACATACTCAAAGTAATAAatgtttgtgtatatatatttatagattaagCAAGTTCTATATAATCAAAATCTCAAGAATAAGTGTGGCATTACTTTTCACAAAATGTGGGAAATAAATATGGACCTTGGGTTAGCATCATTTTAAACGAAAGTGAGTTTAGCATCTTTTAGTTCTTTACACTTGTGGGTTCATAAAGAAATTGAAAGAGAGCAAAGGATGGgtgggtttaggtttaggttgGAGAGGACAAAACAACAATCCCTGGTTTTGAGGTTGCCTCACGTGAGCACAACGAGCTTCACTCATTCTCACCTACTCTCACTATTATAACTTctcttttacctttttaatcttttttctttaattccCATTTACATTGCATAATAATATGCATACCAAAATGATATTTCGCAACTATTTTACTACACCAGATGAACATTGCTTTGCTTCGTTTATTATTTATGgtactataatatttttgggTCTTACTTCTTTTAGTTGTTTATTTACATTCTTTTGAGAAAAACAGTTTATTTACGTATGTGGTTGTTTTCCAAAGAAAATATGCAAGTGTATATGCGAAGTGTGAACTTTGGTTCTTTAGCGTAGATGAGTTATACTATGTTTTATTAACCGGCAATGACAGACATTTAAGTCCTTTCTATATTAGTACACTTttgaaaagattaaataaattaagGTAAGTACATAAATAATTAGCGCACCATGGGCCATTATTACAagtaaacaaagaaaataaaggaGAAAGTGACTGCAAGGGGCGAGGAAGAAGGAAAACAAAAGTTAAACGGCGCAGTTttagaaataaagaaagaagaagtagTGCCTTGTTTCAAGGGTCTTTGCCTCGGGAGTCTCTTCTGTGGAATCTCTccatgtttttgtttattttcccaaaatgttcttttctttttaacgtTACCACTTAAGTAATTACAGATTATACTTAACTTTCTGTTTAAGATTATATAAAAACTGTTATAGTATTTTGAAAAACGACGcctattaaattaaattttaaggaATCAACCAACCAAACTTTGGATTCAAATGCTCGTAGTTTATCGTAAGAGAagataaatatacaaatattgaATTATTCACATGGACCTAAGTGTATACAATGGGCTGATGAAAGGCCCGCATTAGAATGTTTCAAGCCTACTAGTCTAATAAGCCAGAATACAGTATATTAAGTTGAGGTAGAtaatgttataattatattacttCGCTTCAATTTATAATACGTATAAAAGATATCATGATATATTAGAATTGTTATAGTATAACTATATCATAAAATGACTGAATAAAGAAATATATCAAAGAAGATAGATAGACGAAGGATGTAATACCTTTCGTACTTTACAAATGAAGAAGTTACACACCTTATATAGGAAAAGGTTTCGACAAATTCTACTGTAACAATAAATGATATGGGCTCCATTACAAAACTTGCACGTAAAAACTTGACTTTTGTAACACTCCTCCTTGGAGACCAGTATCATTAGTGTCTTCTATATTGCATCTTgtgttgcctcgttaaaaaccttttCTTGGAAAACTCATTGAGAAAAACATAGTAAGGTAAAAAGAGTACAACTATAGAAGTTCCCCCTTGAATGGACGATTGTTACAGGCTTTGTTGATGACGCATACCAATGTTGTGAACATGTTTTCTGAATGTCGTAGTAGGTAGTGACTTTGTAAAAAGGTCTGCAGCATTATCACAAGACCGAACATACTTAACttcaatttctttatttttctcaagTTCTTGGGTGTATGAGAAGAACTTTGGTGGAATATGTTTGGTTCTGTCACTTTTGATGTATCCTTCCTTCGTTTGAGTGACACATGCTGCATTGTCTTCATATAAAATAGTCGGTTCTGAATTGGCGTTGATCCCACTACTTGAAAGTATGTGTTGACTTATTGATCTGAGCCAAACACATTCTCTACTTGCTTCGTGTAGAGCAATTATTTCAGCATGGTTCGAGGAAGTGGCTACAAGTGTTTGTTTCTGGGAGCGCCATGATATAGCAGTTCCTCCAACTGTGAAAACGTAGCCAGTTTGTGATCAAGCTTTATGGGGATCAGATAAATACcctgcatctgcaaaaccaaccattTCTCCGTTTGAATTGTTAGGATAAAATAACCCTAAAGATATGTTTGATCCCATTCCAATGTCTTTGTGTGGGAGATGCACTGAATCTTGCCAAAAGATTGACAGCAAATGatatatcaggccgagtacAGTTTGCAAGATACATAAGTGCTCCTATTGCACTTAGATACGGCACTTCAGGACCAAGTAtctcttcattttcttcatGTGGTCGGAAAGGATCATTTTCAACATTGAGTGACCTAACGACCATAGGGGTGCTTAAAGGAGTTGCTTTGTCCATGTTGAATCGTTTCAGCACTCTTTTCGTGTAAGTAGATTGGTGTACAAATATACCCTTTTGAGTATGTTCAATTTGTAAACCAAGACAATACTTTGTCTGtccgagatctttcatctcaaattcccCTTTTAAATACTCAGATGCCTGTCGTATTTCTCCTTGGGTCCCAATAATATTTAGATCATCGACATATACGGCAATTATTACAAATCCAGAAGATGTTTTCTTGATGTAAACACAAGGGCATATAGGACTATTTATATACCCTTCTTTAGTTAAATGCTTACTGAGACGATTATACCACATACGTCCAGATTGTTTTAGGCCATATAATGATCTTTGCAATTTTATTGCACATAACTCCTTAGATTTAGAACTTAATGGTTCTGGCATTTTAAATCCTTCAGGGATTCTCATATAAATATCAGTGTCCAGGGATCCATATAGATATGCTGTAACAACATCCATTAGACGCATCTCTAGGTTTTGATTAGCCGCAAGActcatcaaaaatctaaatgtgATTGCATCCATAACAGGAGAATATGTTTCTTCGTAATCGATCCCAGGTCTTTGAGAAAACCCTTGAGCTACAAGACGAGCCTTGTATCTCGTTACTTCGtttttctcatttcttttcCGAACGAAAACCCATTTGTATCCAACTGGCTTCACAGCTTCAGATGTGATCACAATGGGTCCAAATACTTCTCGTTTGTTAAGCGAATTAAGTTCGACTTGTATTGCATCTTTCCATTTTGTCCAGTCATGTCTCTTTTGACATTCCGAGATAGATTTTGGTTCTGGATCATCACTTTCTTCATTTATCTCTTTTGAAACAAAGTATGAGAAAAAATCATCAATACCATTCACTTTGTTTCGATtccatatttttctattatGGATGTAATTAATAGAAATCTCATGATTTTCTTCAGAATCCTGATGTTCAATATTGTCACCATCCTCATGGTGTATTTCATCCAACTTTTCTCCATGGTTGGAAGGACTTTGTTTTTCCATCTCCTTCCGTTTTCTAGGATTCTTATCCTTAGACCCAACCGGTCTACCACGCTTCAAGCATATTTTAGATTCTCGTGTATTATCTTCTACTCCACGTTCATGTGGCA is part of the Raphanus sativus cultivar WK10039 chromosome 5, ASM80110v3, whole genome shotgun sequence genome and harbors:
- the LOC108834180 gene encoding LRR receptor-like serine/threonine-protein kinase RGI1; its protein translation is MILRQMSLPTLISSSSSFLLFFFFIFCLSLSNAEQNPEASILYSWLHSSPLTPSSLSLFNWNSADNTPCNNWTFITCSPQGFVTDIDIQAVQVELPLPKNLPDLRSLQKLTISGANITGTIPESLGDCLALTVLDLSSNSLVGDIPWSLSKLRNLETLILNSNQLTGRIPPEISKCSKLKNLILFDNLLTGGIPSELGFLSGLEEIRIGGNKEISGKIPPEIGDCSNLKVLGLAETSVSGDLPSSLGNLKKLQTLSIYTTKISGEIPSELGNCSELVEIFLYENSLSGSIPREISKLAKLEQLFLWQNSLVGGIPEDIGNCSNLKMIDLSLNLLSGSIPVSIGRLSFLEEFMISDNNFSGSIPTTISNCSSLVQLQLDKNQISGLIPTEIGTLTKLTLFFAWSNQLEGSIPPGLADCTDLQALDLSRNALTGTIPSGLFMLRNLTKLLLISNSLSGSIPQEIGNCSSLVRLRLGFNRITGEIPSGIGSLKKLNFLDLSSNRLHGKVPDEIGSCSELQMIDLSNNSLQGSLPNTVSSLSGLQVLDVSGNRISGKIPASLGRLVSLNKLILGKNLFSGSIPGSLGMCSGLQLLDLGSNELSGEIPSELGDIENLEIALNLSGNRLTGKIPSKFASLNKLSILDISHNMLEGDLAPLANIENLVSLNISYNSFSGYLPDNKLFRQLPPQDLEGNKKLCSKSSQDSCFLTYGNSNGLADDDKETSRARNLRLALALLISLTVVLMILGAVAVIRARRNNENERDSELGETYKWQFTPFQKLNFSVDQIIRCLVEPNVIGKGCSGVVYRADVDNGDVIAVKKLWPAMVNGGNDEKPDKNVRDSFSAEVKTLGTIRHKNIVRFLGCCWNRNTRLLMYDYMPNGSLGSLLHERRGSALDWDLRYRILLGAAQGLAYLHHDCLPPIVHRDIKANNILIGLDFEPYIADFGLAKLVDEGDIGRCSNTVAGSYGYIAPEYGYSMKITEKSDVYSYGVVVLEVLTGKQPIDPTVPEGLHLVDWVRQNRGSLEVLDSSLRSRTEAEADEMMQVLGTALLCVNASPDERPTMKDVAAMLKEIKQEREEYAKVDLLLKKSPPPTTTKGQEEGSKNEMTVAVASSSKEMRREERIVRSNNTSFSASSLLYSSSSIE